A region of the Anaerolineales bacterium genome:
CGATCCGGTACTTGTGGGCGGCGGCGAAGCTGCGCGTCGGGCCGATGGCTTCGGCGAAGTTCACCAGTGCTATTCCGAGCGCCCCTGGAAGCAGAAGCAGCCAATTCTGCAGCCCGACGGCCGGCCACTGCGGCGGCACCAGCCCTGCCGGGATGTCGCCGATCACCTCCACGCCGCGCGCCTCCAGCCCGAACACGACCGAAATGACAATCGCGAAGACCAGCGCCACCAGCGCCGCGGGAATCTTGTGGAAGTAGTGCTCCAGGACGATCAGCAGGATCAGGCAAAGCACGCCCGTGATCAGTGTGGCCCGATGTGTTTCCGGCAAGTGAACAAGGATGTCGTACAGCCGTTCCCAGAAGTTGCCCTGCCCGGCCTCGATGCCGAGCAGCTTGGGGACTTGCTTCACCATCACCGTCAGCGCCAGGCCGGTGATGAAACCCACCATCACCGACTCGGAGAAGAACTGCGCCACCCGCCCCAGTTTGAGCAGCCCGGCGATGACGGCAATCAGCCCAGCCAGGACGGCGAGCGCCGCAGTCAACAGGATGAACTCCGGCGTGTCCGGCGCGGCGATCAGGCTGACGGTGGCGAACGACATCGTGGCGATAATGGCCGATACCGCCACCACCAGCTGGCGTGAAGTGCCGAAGATGGCAAAGGCCAGCAGGCCGATCGGGGCGGCATAGAAGGCGGTCTGGGGCGGCATGCCGGCGATCTGGGCGTAGGCCATGCCTTCCGGGATCAGGAGGGCCACCACCGTCAAGCCGGCGATCAGATCGAGGCGCAGCCAGCTGCGCTCGTATTTGGGCAGCCAGGCCAAGATCGGCAGGTAGCGCGTCAGGGCCTTCGGTTG
Encoded here:
- a CDS encoding SulP family inorganic anion transporter, whose amino-acid sequence is MRAIVGNKADSQPKALTRYLPILAWLPKYERSWLRLDLIAGLTVVALLIPEGMAYAQIAGMPPQTAFYAAPIGLLAFAIFGTSRQLVVAVSAIIATMSFATVSLIAAPDTPEFILLTAALAVLAGLIAVIAGLLKLGRVAQFFSESVMVGFITGLALTVMVKQVPKLLGIEAGQGNFWERLYDILVHLPETHRATLITGVLCLILLIVLEHYFHKIPAALVALVFAIVISVVFGLEARGVEVIGDIPAGLVPPQWPAVGLQNWLLLLPGALGIALVNFAEAIGPTRSFAAAHKYRIDENQELIGLGAANFGAGLFQGFPIGSSLSKSAANDRAGAHSQMSGILAAALTVVVALFLTPLFYALPEAALGAIVIVAVSGMVKVAKLKHLQRVRRADFVLAVVALLAVLTFETLEALLIAVVVSLFALVWRASHPG